A region of Bradyrhizobium sp. SZCCHNS1050 DNA encodes the following proteins:
- the lptM gene encoding LPS translocon maturation chaperone LptM, with the protein MGISHVNRARRPTSAARVLLVLGASALLLAACGRKGPLDLPANSPPAPQMSAAPADTATDAANKPGLFNSGYGADAAPAATRGQKKPFILDPLLDSK; encoded by the coding sequence ATGGGGATTTCACACGTGAATCGCGCTCGCCGTCCAACCTCCGCCGCCCGGGTCCTGCTCGTCCTCGGCGCTTCAGCCCTTCTGCTGGCCGCCTGCGGCCGCAAGGGTCCGTTGGACCTGCCGGCCAACTCCCCGCCGGCGCCGCAGATGTCGGCCGCTCCCGCCGACACCGCGACGGATGCCGCCAACAAGCCCGGCCTGTTCAACTCCGGCTACGGCGCCGACGCCGCCCCCGCCGCCACCCGCGGCCAGAAGAAACCCTTCATCCTCGACCCGCTGCTCGACAGCAAATAG
- a CDS encoding Asd/ArgC dimerization domain-containing protein, translated as MSSAAEYWMLRLLADKLIAPDNIVIDAKTGISGAGRGGDSKFGYAESNENLIPYGLLRHVHMPEIESTIARLSGGSAAGLVFTPHLVPMTRGILATIYARGRATTEQCLDAARRFYEGRAFVRVTDKPPQTKWATGSNLAFVSYAADPERNLVIALGVVDNLGKGAAGQAVQNANLMCGLPETAGLEGAPVWP; from the coding sequence ATATCTTCCGCCGCGGAGTACTGGATGCTTCGCCTGCTGGCCGACAAGCTGATCGCGCCCGACAACATCGTGATCGACGCCAAGACCGGCATCTCCGGCGCCGGCCGCGGCGGCGACAGCAAGTTCGGCTACGCCGAGAGCAACGAGAACCTGATCCCCTACGGCCTGCTCAGGCACGTCCACATGCCCGAGATCGAAAGCACGATCGCGCGTCTCAGTGGCGGCAGCGCCGCCGGGCTGGTGTTCACGCCGCATCTGGTGCCGATGACCCGCGGCATCCTCGCCACCATCTACGCCCGCGGCCGCGCCACCACCGAGCAGTGCCTGGACGCCGCCCGCCGCTTCTACGAAGGCCGCGCCTTCGTCCGTGTCACCGACAAGCCGCCGCAGACCAAATGGGCCACCGGCTCCAACCTCGCCTTCGTCAGCTACGCCGCCGACCCCGAGCGCAATCTGGTGATCGCGCTCGGAGTCGTCGACAATCTCGGCAAGGGCGCCGCCGGGCAGGCGGTGCAGAACGCGAACCTGATGTGCGGGCTGCCGGAGACCGCGGGGCTGGAGGGGGCGCCGGTCTGGCCGTGA
- a CDS encoding electron transfer flavoprotein subunit beta/FixA family protein, whose product MKVLVPVKRVVDYNVKVRVKSDGSGVELANVKMSMNPFDEIAVEEALRLKEAGKATEVVVVSIGPAQASETIRTALAMGADRGILVKAEGNVEPLAVAKILKAVAQDEQPGLIILGKQAIDDDSNQTGQMLAALLGWAQATFASKLEVEGSDFKVTREVDGGLQTVKLKGPAIVTTDLRLNEPRYASLPNIMKAKKKPIAEKTAADTGVDLTPRLEVLKTTEPAGRKAGVKVKDVAELVNKLKTEAGVL is encoded by the coding sequence ATGAAGGTTCTGGTGCCGGTCAAGCGGGTGGTCGATTACAACGTCAAGGTCCGCGTCAAGAGCGACGGATCGGGCGTTGAGCTCGCCAACGTCAAGATGTCGATGAATCCGTTCGACGAGATCGCCGTCGAGGAAGCGCTGCGGCTGAAGGAAGCCGGCAAGGCGACCGAGGTGGTGGTGGTCTCGATCGGGCCCGCGCAGGCGTCCGAGACGATCCGCACCGCGCTCGCGATGGGCGCCGACCGCGGCATCCTGGTCAAGGCCGAGGGCAACGTGGAACCGCTGGCGGTCGCGAAGATCCTCAAAGCCGTGGCGCAGGACGAGCAGCCGGGTCTGATCATCCTCGGCAAGCAGGCGATCGACGACGATTCCAACCAGACCGGCCAGATGCTGGCCGCGCTGCTGGGCTGGGCGCAGGCGACCTTCGCCTCCAAGCTCGAGGTCGAGGGCTCCGATTTCAAGGTCACCCGCGAGGTCGACGGCGGCCTGCAGACCGTGAAGCTCAAGGGGCCGGCGATCGTCACCACCGACCTTCGCCTCAACGAGCCGCGCTACGCGTCGCTGCCGAACATCATGAAGGCGAAGAAGAAGCCGATCGCCGAGAAGACGGCGGCCGACACCGGTGTCGATCTCACGCCGCGGCTCGAAGTGCTCAAGACCACCGAGCCGGCGGGCCGCAAGGCCGGCGTCAAGGTCAAGGACGTCGCCGAGCTCGTCAACAAACTCAAGACCGAGGCGGGGGTGCTCTGA
- the lysA gene encoding diaminopimelate decarboxylase: protein MNHFDYRDGVLHAEAVNLAGLAATVGTPFYCYSTATLERHYRVFADAFAGQDVLICYAMKANSNQSVLRTLAKLGAGADVVSGGELKRALAAGIPSRKIVFSGVGKTEAELRAALAADIHCLNIESEPELDLLARLAVETGHTARISVRVNPDVDAGTHAKISTGKSENKFGIPLEHARRVYARAAKMPGIKVTGVDVHIGSQITDLGPMETAFRILTEFVQTLRADGHDISHVDFGGGLGIPYHMDRAVPPEPAAYAAMVKRVSHNLGCTLMFEPGRMIVGNAGILVAKVIYVKHGEAKNFVIIDAAMNDLIRPTLYEAHHDILPVVQPAPGAPSFVADVVGPVCESGDYLALDRTLPEPAPGDLLAIMTSGAYGAVQACTYNTRALVPEVLVKGDQSAVIRPRIEVEQLIAMDTPAPWL, encoded by the coding sequence ATGAACCACTTCGACTACCGCGACGGCGTGCTGCACGCCGAGGCCGTCAATCTCGCCGGGCTCGCCGCCACCGTCGGCACCCCGTTCTACTGCTACTCCACCGCCACGCTGGAGCGGCACTACCGCGTGTTCGCCGACGCCTTTGCCGGCCAGGACGTGCTGATCTGCTACGCGATGAAGGCCAACTCCAACCAGTCGGTGCTGCGCACGCTCGCAAAGCTCGGCGCCGGGGCCGACGTCGTCTCCGGCGGCGAGCTGAAGCGCGCGCTGGCGGCCGGCATCCCCTCGCGCAAGATCGTGTTCTCCGGCGTCGGCAAGACCGAGGCCGAGCTGCGCGCCGCGCTCGCGGCCGACATCCACTGCCTCAACATCGAATCCGAGCCCGAGCTCGATCTGCTGGCGCGCCTCGCGGTCGAGACCGGCCACACCGCCCGCATCTCCGTGCGCGTCAACCCGGATGTCGATGCCGGCACCCACGCCAAGATCTCGACCGGCAAGTCGGAGAACAAGTTCGGCATTCCCCTGGAGCACGCCCGCCGCGTCTACGCCCGCGCGGCCAAGATGCCGGGCATCAAGGTCACCGGCGTCGACGTCCATATCGGCAGCCAGATCACCGATCTCGGCCCGATGGAGACGGCGTTCCGCATCCTCACCGAGTTCGTGCAGACCCTGCGCGCCGACGGCCACGACATCTCCCATGTCGATTTCGGCGGCGGCCTCGGCATCCCCTATCACATGGACCGCGCGGTGCCGCCGGAACCCGCCGCCTATGCCGCGATGGTCAAGCGCGTCAGCCACAATCTCGGCTGCACCCTGATGTTCGAGCCGGGACGGATGATCGTCGGCAATGCCGGCATCCTCGTCGCCAAGGTGATCTATGTGAAGCACGGCGAGGCCAAGAACTTCGTCATCATCGACGCCGCGATGAACGACCTGATCCGCCCGACGCTCTATGAGGCCCATCACGACATCCTGCCGGTGGTCCAGCCGGCGCCGGGTGCGCCGTCGTTCGTCGCCGACGTCGTCGGCCCGGTCTGCGAAAGCGGGGACTACCTCGCGCTCGACCGCACGCTGCCCGAACCTGCGCCCGGCGATCTCCTCGCCATCATGACATCAGGCGCCTACGGCGCCGTCCAGGCCTGCACCTACAACACCCGCGCTTTGGTGCCCGAGGTGCTGGTCAAGGGCGACCAGTCCGCCGTGATCCGCCCGCGCATCGAGGTCGAGCAGCTGATCGCGATGGACACGCCGGCGCCGTGGCTGTGA
- a CDS encoding cob(I)yrinic acid a,c-diamide adenosyltransferase has translation MVVLNRIYTRTGDDGTTALGNGERRPKYDLRVSAYGTVDETNAAIGVVRLHLADAPEIDAMLGLIQNDLFDLGADLAVPQREGKAERLRVVASQVDRLERDIDTLNERLSPLTSFVLPGGTAAAAHLHVARTICRRAERIMTELAGKPDEPVSEAAIRYMNRLSDFLFVASRAANRNGAGDVLWVPGQNR, from the coding sequence ATGGTGGTCCTGAATCGCATCTACACACGGACAGGTGACGACGGTACGACCGCGCTCGGCAATGGCGAGCGGCGCCCCAAGTACGATCTGCGCGTCTCCGCCTATGGAACCGTTGACGAGACCAACGCTGCGATCGGTGTGGTCCGGCTGCATCTGGCCGATGCGCCCGAGATCGATGCGATGCTCGGCCTGATCCAGAACGATCTGTTCGACCTCGGCGCCGATCTCGCCGTGCCGCAGCGCGAGGGCAAGGCGGAGCGGCTGCGCGTCGTCGCGAGCCAGGTCGACCGCCTGGAGCGCGACATCGATACGCTGAACGAGCGGCTCTCGCCGCTGACGTCGTTCGTGCTGCCCGGAGGGACTGCGGCGGCGGCGCATCTGCATGTGGCGCGTACCATTTGCCGCAGGGCGGAACGGATCATGACGGAACTCGCCGGCAAGCCTGACGAGCCGGTCAGCGAGGCCGCCATTCGTTATATGAACCGGTTGTCGGATTTCCTGTTCGTGGCCAGCCGGGCGGCAAACCGGAACGGCGCCGGCGACGTGTTGTGGGTGCCGGGCCAAAACCGTTAA
- a CDS encoding LysR family transcriptional regulator: MEWSDLRIFLAIAREGTLGAAARRLGLSQPTMGRRLAALEAAVSQTLFQRTAEGFVLTHEGTAVLAHAERMEEEALAFERRLAGAQAQLDGFLRISSSDWFGRLVLTPVLAEFGRLHPRVCVELLTDARLYSLPRREADLVFRIRAFDEPEVISRRLLHIPYAVYGPLDGPQAVEGDGQGIRVVTMDTAFADMPDARWLAKRLPKAEVAMRSNNRDVQAMLSAQGAGLAVLPRPLGDATPGLRPVDIGEQPPGRDTYVGYHRDLRRLARLRALLDLVISQLASA; the protein is encoded by the coding sequence ATGGAGTGGAGCGACCTGCGGATCTTCCTCGCCATCGCGCGCGAGGGCACGCTCGGCGCGGCCGCGCGCCGGCTCGGCCTGTCTCAGCCGACCATGGGACGCCGCCTGGCGGCGCTCGAAGCGGCCGTGAGCCAGACGCTGTTTCAGCGCACGGCCGAAGGCTTCGTGCTGACTCACGAGGGCACGGCGGTGTTGGCCCACGCCGAGCGGATGGAGGAGGAGGCGCTCGCGTTCGAGCGGCGCCTGGCGGGCGCGCAGGCGCAGCTCGACGGTTTTCTCAGGATCTCGTCGTCGGATTGGTTCGGCCGCCTGGTGCTGACGCCGGTTCTGGCCGAATTCGGCCGGCTGCACCCGCGCGTCTGTGTCGAGCTCTTGACCGACGCGCGGCTCTACAGTCTTCCACGCCGCGAGGCCGATCTCGTGTTTCGCATCCGCGCGTTCGATGAGCCGGAGGTGATCTCGCGCCGGCTCCTGCACATCCCCTATGCCGTGTACGGTCCGCTCGACGGCCCGCAGGCCGTCGAGGGCGATGGCCAGGGGATCAGGGTCGTCACCATGGACACGGCCTTCGCCGACATGCCCGATGCGCGCTGGCTGGCGAAGCGACTGCCGAAGGCCGAGGTCGCGATGCGCAGCAACAACCGCGACGTTCAGGCCATGCTATCAGCGCAAGGCGCGGGGCTCGCCGTGCTGCCCCGGCCGCTCGGCGACGCGACGCCGGGCCTGCGGCCCGTCGACATCGGCGAGCAGCCGCCGGGGCGGGACACCTATGTCGGCTATCACCGCGATCTGCGCCGGCTCGCCCGGCTGCGGGCGCTGCTCGACCTCGTCATCTCGCAACTGGCGTCCGCGTGA
- a CDS encoding SDR family NAD(P)-dependent oxidoreductase yields MRVWFITGASRGFGALVAQQALDRGDAVVATARNPKAIVDRIGAHPDLLALALDVTRESEAVAATQAAIDRFGRIDVLLNNAGFGLMGAVEETSQEEIEAVFRTNVFGLLAVTRAILPHMRKARSGRILNISSIGGYRGSAGFGVYGATKFAVEALSEAMRAELRPLGIHVTAIEPGYFRTDFMDASSLKVSRIVIPDYSATAGRVRANAGTVNGAQPGDPDKLARVLVDFAGEPDPPVRLPLGADTVAAIEAKHASDAAIIARWREVALSTGF; encoded by the coding sequence ATGAGAGTCTGGTTCATCACAGGGGCCTCGCGCGGCTTCGGCGCGCTGGTCGCGCAGCAGGCGCTGGACAGAGGCGACGCCGTCGTGGCGACCGCCCGCAATCCGAAGGCGATCGTCGATCGCATCGGGGCGCATCCCGACCTCCTGGCCCTCGCGCTCGACGTGACCAGGGAGAGCGAGGCGGTCGCGGCGACGCAGGCGGCGATCGACCGCTTCGGCAGGATCGACGTGCTCCTCAACAACGCCGGCTTCGGCCTGATGGGCGCGGTCGAGGAAACCAGCCAAGAGGAGATCGAGGCCGTCTTCCGCACCAACGTGTTCGGACTCCTGGCCGTCACCCGCGCCATTCTGCCCCACATGCGCAAGGCACGGTCCGGCCGCATCCTCAACATCTCGTCGATCGGCGGCTATCGCGGCTCGGCCGGCTTCGGCGTCTATGGCGCGACCAAGTTCGCCGTCGAGGCGTTGTCGGAGGCGATGCGCGCCGAGCTCAGGCCGCTCGGCATCCATGTGACGGCGATCGAGCCGGGCTACTTCCGGACCGACTTCATGGACGCCTCGTCGTTGAAGGTCAGCCGCATCGTGATCCCCGATTACAGCGCGACGGCAGGTCGGGTCCGGGCGAACGCCGGCACCGTCAACGGCGCCCAGCCCGGCGATCCCGACAAGCTCGCGCGGGTGCTCGTCGACTTCGCCGGCGAGCCCGACCCGCCGGTGCGGTTACCACTGGGGGCCGACACCGTCGCGGCGATCGAGGCGAAGCACGCCTCCGACGCCGCCATCATCGCCCGATGGCGCGAGGTCGCGCTCTCGACGGGCTTCTGA
- the argH gene encoding argininosuccinate lyase has translation MSNTMWGGRFSERPDEIMEDINVSIDVDRHLYAQDIAASKAHAAMLAAQGIITSADAKNMARGLDTILSEITKGSFEFKRALEDIHMNVESRLSELIGPAAGRLHTARSRNDQVATDFRLFVRDTIDDIDAALAAYQHALATRALEYAGTVMPGFTHLQTAQPVTFGHHLLAYVEMAGRDRGRFIDARKRLNESPLGAAALAGTSFPIDRHATAEALGFERPMANSLDAVSDRDFVLETLSAASICAVHLSRFAEEIVIWTSPLVGLIKLSDKFTTGSSIMPQKRNPDAAELVRAKTGRVIGALNGLLIVMKGLPLAYQKDMQEDKQGAMEAFAALSLAIRAMTGMALDLVPDEARMKAAAGEGYATATDLADWLVRTLKMPFREAHHVTGRIVALAAKQGVALHELPLKAMQEVEPKISAEVLGVLSVESSVKSRTSYGGTAPKNVAAQAKAWLKRLEKQRK, from the coding sequence ATGAGCAACACGATGTGGGGCGGACGGTTCTCGGAGCGTCCCGACGAGATCATGGAGGACATCAACGTCTCGATCGACGTCGATCGCCACCTTTACGCGCAGGATATCGCCGCTTCCAAGGCGCACGCCGCCATGCTCGCTGCCCAGGGCATCATCACGTCTGCTGATGCGAAAAATATGGCCAGGGGTCTAGACACGATTTTGTCAGAGATCACCAAGGGTTCGTTCGAGTTCAAGCGGGCCCTGGAAGACATCCATATGAATGTCGAGAGCCGGCTCTCCGAGCTGATCGGCCCCGCCGCCGGCCGCCTGCACACCGCGCGCTCGCGCAACGACCAGGTCGCGACCGACTTCCGCCTGTTCGTCCGCGACACCATCGACGACATCGACGCGGCGCTCGCCGCCTACCAGCACGCGCTCGCCACCCGCGCGCTCGAATACGCCGGCACGGTCATGCCCGGCTTCACCCATCTGCAGACCGCCCAGCCCGTCACCTTCGGCCACCATCTGCTCGCCTATGTCGAGATGGCCGGGCGCGACCGCGGCCGCTTCATCGATGCCCGCAAGCGGCTCAATGAATCGCCGCTGGGCGCCGCCGCGCTCGCCGGCACCTCGTTCCCGATCGACCGCCACGCCACCGCCGAGGCACTCGGCTTCGAGCGCCCGATGGCCAATTCGCTGGACGCCGTGTCCGACCGCGATTTCGTGCTGGAGACGTTGTCCGCCGCCTCGATCTGCGCCGTGCACCTGTCGCGCTTCGCCGAGGAGATCGTGATCTGGACCTCGCCGCTGGTCGGCCTGATCAAGCTGTCGGACAAGTTCACCACCGGCTCCTCGATCATGCCGCAGAAGCGCAACCCGGACGCCGCCGAGCTGGTGCGCGCCAAGACCGGCCGCGTCATCGGCGCGCTGAACGGGCTCTTGATCGTCATGAAGGGCCTGCCGCTCGCCTATCAGAAGGACATGCAGGAGGATAAGCAGGGCGCGATGGAGGCGTTCGCGGCGCTGTCGCTCGCCATCCGCGCCATGACCGGCATGGCGCTCGACCTCGTGCCGGACGAGGCCCGCATGAAGGCCGCAGCCGGCGAGGGCTACGCCACCGCGACCGACCTCGCCGACTGGCTGGTGCGCACCCTCAAGATGCCGTTCCGCGAGGCCCACCACGTCACGGGCCGGATCGTGGCCTTGGCCGCCAAGCAAGGCGTCGCCCTGCACGAGCTGCCGCTGAAGGCGATGCAGGAGGTCGAGCCGAAGATATCAGCCGAGGTGCTCGGCGTGCTCTCGGTCGAGTCCTCGGTGAAGAGCCGCACCAGCTACGGCGGCACCGCGCCGAAGAACGTGGCCGCGCAGGCCAAAGCCTGGCTGAAGCGGCTGGAAAAACAGCGAAAGTAG
- the tlpA gene encoding thiol:disulfide interchange protein TlpA has protein sequence MTNDKPDPSPARPASSRRTLLAAGAVAVVAVAGIAAVTLGGLLKGRPAGDQACQAAVDTAKRIAPLIKGEVAALTAATVPLRLPDLAFEDGTGAAKKLSDFRGKTVLLNLWATWCVPCRKEMPALDGLQAKLGSDAFEVVAVNIDTRDPEKPKTFLADAKLTQLTYFSDPKAKVFQDLKAVGRALGMPTSVLVDGNGCEIATIAGPAEWDSADAVKLIQAATSKAAAGL, from the coding sequence ATGACAAACGATAAGCCTGACCCGTCCCCTGCCCGCCCCGCATCCTCGCGGCGGACGCTGCTCGCGGCCGGTGCCGTGGCGGTGGTCGCCGTGGCCGGCATCGCGGCGGTGACCCTTGGCGGATTGCTGAAGGGACGGCCGGCGGGCGACCAGGCCTGTCAGGCGGCGGTCGACACCGCCAAGCGGATCGCACCGCTGATCAAGGGCGAGGTGGCGGCGCTGACGGCGGCAACAGTGCCGCTGCGGCTGCCGGATCTCGCCTTCGAGGACGGCACGGGGGCAGCGAAAAAGCTGTCGGATTTCCGCGGCAAGACGGTGCTATTGAACCTGTGGGCGACCTGGTGCGTGCCCTGCCGCAAGGAGATGCCGGCGCTGGACGGGCTGCAGGCCAAGCTCGGCAGCGACGCCTTCGAGGTGGTCGCGGTCAACATCGACACCCGCGACCCGGAGAAGCCGAAGACGTTCCTCGCCGACGCCAAGCTGACGCAGCTCACCTATTTCAGTGACCCGAAGGCCAAGGTGTTCCAGGATCTGAAGGCGGTCGGCCGCGCGCTGGGGATGCCGACCTCGGTGCTGGTCGACGGCAATGGATGCGAGATCGCGACCATCGCGGGTCCCGCCGAGTGGGACAGCGCCGACGCGGTCAAGCTGATCCAGGCGGCGACATCGAAGGCCGCCGCGGGACTCTAA
- a CDS encoding electron transfer flavoprotein subunit alpha/FixB family protein: MATLLIAEHDNASIKDATNKALTAATALGADVDVLVAGQGAKAAAEAAAKLAGVKKVLLADDAAYAHDLAEPLADLVVKLAANYDAIVAPATSRFKNVMPRIAALLDVMQVSEIIKVVAPDTFERPIYAGNAIQTVKSKDAKKVITVRTSTFAAAGEGGSASVETVAAAGDPALSTFVGEEVAKSDRPELTSAKIIVSGGRAMQSRENFAKYIEPLADKLGAGVGASRAAVDAGYAPNDWQVGQTGKVVAPELYVAVGISGAIQHLAGMKDSKVIVAINKDEDAPIFQVADYGLVADLYQAVPELTEALGKLGK; encoded by the coding sequence ATGGCCACGCTGCTGATTGCCGAACACGACAATGCATCCATCAAGGACGCGACCAACAAGGCGCTGACGGCGGCGACAGCCCTCGGCGCCGATGTCGACGTGCTGGTCGCGGGCCAGGGCGCCAAGGCTGCGGCCGAAGCCGCCGCCAAGCTCGCCGGTGTCAAGAAGGTGCTGCTCGCCGATGATGCGGCCTACGCGCATGATCTCGCCGAGCCGCTCGCCGACCTCGTCGTCAAGCTCGCCGCGAACTACGACGCGATCGTCGCGCCCGCGACCTCGCGCTTCAAGAACGTGATGCCGCGCATCGCCGCCCTGCTCGACGTGATGCAGGTGTCGGAAATCATCAAGGTCGTCGCGCCCGACACGTTCGAGCGGCCGATCTATGCCGGCAACGCGATCCAGACCGTGAAGTCGAAGGACGCCAAGAAGGTCATCACCGTGCGCACCTCGACCTTCGCCGCCGCAGGCGAGGGCGGCAGCGCGTCGGTCGAGACCGTGGCGGCCGCCGGCGATCCGGCGCTGTCGACCTTCGTCGGCGAGGAGGTCGCCAAGAGCGACCGTCCCGAGCTGACCTCGGCCAAGATCATCGTCTCCGGCGGCCGCGCGATGCAGAGCCGCGAGAACTTCGCCAAGTACATCGAGCCGCTCGCCGACAAGCTCGGCGCCGGCGTCGGCGCCTCGCGCGCCGCGGTGGATGCCGGCTATGCGCCGAACGACTGGCAGGTCGGCCAGACCGGCAAGGTGGTCGCGCCGGAACTGTATGTCGCGGTCGGCATTTCAGGCGCCATTCAGCATCTGGCCGGCATGAAGGACTCCAAGGTGATCGTCGCGATCAACAAGGACGAGGACGCGCCGATCTTCCAGGTGGCCGATTACGGTTTGGTGGCCGATCTCTACCAGGCGGTTCCGGAGCTGACCGAGGCGCTCGGCAAGCTCGGCAAATAA
- a CDS encoding zinc-dependent alcohol dehydrogenase family protein, with the protein MTISMKAAILHETGAPLRVTAISRPAPRRGEVLVRIAAAGTNPLDTKIHAGQAAHARQPAPAILGLDMAGTVEATGEGVTRFRPGDEVYGMVGGVGGHPGTLAEYVSADADLLAAKPANLSLREAAVLPLVTITAWEGLVDRVGIRPGQTLLVLGGAGGVGHIVVQLGLAFGATVFATGRPESRPVIERLGAVFIDRNEPIADAVERITAGRGFDIVYDTVGALDTAFAAVARFGHVTSSLGWGTHPLAPLSFKGGTYSGVFTLLPLLDGKGRRHHGEILAQAAQLVEAGKLTPLLDSRRFALEDVGAAYDALKTGGTGKIAIDIAAA; encoded by the coding sequence ATGACCATCTCGATGAAGGCTGCCATTCTCCACGAAACCGGCGCGCCGCTCCGCGTCACCGCGATCAGCCGCCCCGCGCCGAGACGCGGCGAGGTCCTCGTCCGCATCGCCGCGGCCGGCACCAACCCGCTCGATACCAAGATCCATGCCGGCCAGGCCGCGCATGCCAGGCAACCGGCTCCCGCCATCCTCGGCCTGGACATGGCCGGCACGGTCGAGGCCACAGGCGAAGGCGTCACCCGGTTTCGTCCGGGCGACGAGGTCTACGGCATGGTCGGCGGGGTCGGCGGCCACCCGGGAACGCTGGCCGAATATGTCAGCGCCGACGCGGATCTGCTCGCGGCCAAGCCGGCGAACCTCAGCTTGCGCGAGGCGGCCGTCCTGCCGCTGGTGACGATCACGGCCTGGGAAGGTCTGGTCGATCGCGTCGGCATCCGGCCGGGACAGACGCTGCTCGTCCTGGGCGGCGCCGGCGGTGTCGGTCACATCGTCGTCCAGCTCGGCCTCGCCTTCGGCGCAACGGTTTTCGCAACGGGACGTCCAGAGAGCCGGCCGGTGATCGAGCGCCTGGGCGCTGTTTTCATCGACCGCAACGAACCGATCGCCGACGCCGTCGAGCGCATCACGGCGGGCCGCGGCTTCGACATCGTCTACGACACGGTCGGCGCGCTCGACACAGCCTTCGCCGCGGTCGCGCGGTTCGGCCATGTCACCTCGTCGCTGGGCTGGGGCACCCATCCGCTGGCGCCGCTGTCGTTCAAGGGCGGCACCTATTCCGGCGTCTTCACGCTGCTGCCGCTGCTCGACGGCAAGGGACGGCGGCATCACGGCGAGATCCTCGCCCAGGCCGCACAGCTGGTGGAAGCCGGCAAGCTCACGCCGCTGCTCGACTCGCGCCGGTTCGCCCTCGAGGACGTCGGTGCGGCCTATGACGCGCTCAAGACGGGCGGCACCGGCAAGATCGCCATCGACATCGCGGCGGCATGA
- a CDS encoding putative motility protein, which produces MDMSLVAAVMAQQASATQQQVATSVLKQNLNAQKDAVLTLLGGAQQTLSLANAGPGVGGNLNIAA; this is translated from the coding sequence ATGGACATGAGCTTGGTGGCTGCGGTCATGGCGCAGCAGGCGAGTGCGACACAGCAGCAGGTCGCCACGTCGGTGCTGAAGCAGAACCTGAACGCCCAGAAGGATGCGGTGCTGACGCTGCTCGGCGGCGCGCAGCAGACATTGTCGCTCGCCAATGCCGGCCCCGGCGTCGGCGGCAACCTCAACATCGCCGCCTGA
- a CDS encoding 3-hydroxybutyryl-CoA dehydrogenase, whose protein sequence is MAQINKLGVIGAGQMGNGIAHVAALAGLDVVLNDVTADRLKSGMATINGNLTRQVAKKVISEDARNQALGHISISETLDGLADCDLVIETAIEKEDVKRKIFHDLCAVLKPEAIIASNTSSISITRLAACTDRPERFIGIHFMNPVPLMELVELIRGIATDDATFEAAKEFVGRLGKQVAVSEDFPAFIVNRVLLPMINEAIYTLYEGVGNVEAIDAAMKLGAHHPMGPLELADFIGLDTCLSIMQVLHEGLADSKYRPCPLLVKYVEAGWLGRKTQRGFYDYRGPKPVPTR, encoded by the coding sequence ATGGCTCAGATCAACAAGCTCGGAGTGATCGGCGCAGGACAGATGGGCAACGGCATCGCGCACGTTGCCGCGCTGGCCGGGCTCGACGTGGTGCTCAACGACGTCACTGCCGACCGGTTGAAATCGGGCATGGCGACCATCAACGGCAATCTGACCCGCCAGGTCGCGAAGAAGGTGATCTCCGAGGACGCCCGCAACCAGGCGCTCGGCCATATCTCGATCAGCGAAACCCTCGATGGCCTCGCCGATTGCGATCTCGTCATCGAGACCGCGATCGAGAAGGAGGACGTCAAGCGCAAGATCTTCCACGATCTCTGCGCGGTGCTGAAGCCGGAGGCGATCATCGCCTCCAACACCTCGTCGATCTCGATCACCCGGCTCGCCGCCTGCACCGATCGCCCCGAGCGCTTCATCGGCATTCATTTCATGAACCCGGTTCCGCTGATGGAGCTGGTCGAGCTGATCCGCGGCATCGCCACCGACGACGCCACCTTCGAGGCGGCCAAGGAGTTCGTCGGCCGGCTCGGCAAGCAGGTCGCCGTTTCCGAGGACTTCCCGGCCTTCATCGTCAACCGCGTGCTGCTGCCGATGATCAACGAGGCGATCTACACGCTCTACGAGGGCGTGGGTAATGTCGAGGCGATCGATGCGGCGATGAAGCTCGGCGCGCATCACCCGATGGGGCCGCTCGAGCTGGCCGATTTCATCGGTCTGGATACCTGTCTGTCCATCATGCAGGTGCTGCACGAGGGGCTGGCGGATTCCAAATACCGGCCGTGCCCGCTGCTGGTGAAATATGTCGAGGCCGGCTGGCTCGGTCGCAAGACGCAGCGCGGCTTCTACGACTATCGTGGCCCCAAGCCGGTGCCGACCCGCTGA